From a single Vanacampus margaritifer isolate UIUO_Vmar chromosome 15, RoL_Vmar_1.0, whole genome shotgun sequence genomic region:
- the rcor2 gene encoding REST corepressor 2 — protein sequence MPSVMERSGAGVLSRSRAKTVTNGNSQPHSEEESSDEEHAHDSMIRVGGDYQAQIPEFKPDSRYNEKDQRSMLVWCPNSQLSDAMLDEYILMAKEKHGYNMEQALGMLLWHKHDVERSLADLANFTPFPDEWTVEDKVLFEQAFSFHGKSFHRIQQMLPDKLISSLVKYYYSWKKTRTRTSVMDRQARRLVSKREKDDSNDELEEGDPGSDTDFELVAKKEAAKQNSNSAASDKVIPGRSGPIKKENIGAQYRHHPLRARRRPPKGMHLEQADITSLSASHDSGVLTTRQLDAQLVSLKRQVQSIKQSNSSLKLSLNESVDAFRPTEPTPKMNARWTTEEQLLAVQAIRRYGKDFTAIAEVIGNKTSPQVSSFFVSYRRRFNLDEVLREWAAEQVATQDLRRGGEEIVAPSEGGAEEEEVKMEDSPPDATGSSSPHSSTQTPSSLSQPPPLLRPAPPSAPPSLLRQPPPLQTRPLQNRAPHNHPPPPLIRPAVTSSGGSGLRASPPSSSPSAAMQMPPSLVGIKVEQANSH from the exons ATGCCCTCGGTGATGGAGCGCTCTGGGGCCGGCGTCCTGTCCAGAAGCCGAGCCAAGACGGTAACCAACGGCAACAGCCAGCCGCATTCAGAGGAGGAGAGCAGCGATGAGGAGCACGCTCAcg ACAGCATGATTCGAGTGGGAGGAGACTACCAGGCCCAGATCCCGGAGTTCAAACCag ACAGCCGTTATAATGAGAAGGACCAGAGGAGCATGTTGGTCTGGTGTCCCAACAGTCAGCTGTCGGATGCAATGC TGGACGAATACATCCTGATGGCCAAGGAGAAACATGGCTACAACATGGAGCAG GCGCTGGGCATGCTGCTGTGGCACAAGCACGACGTGGAGCGCTCGCTGGCCGACTTGGCCAACTTCACGCCGTTCCCCGACGAATGGACGGTGGAGGACAAAGTGCTGTTCGAGCAGGCCTTCAGCTTCCACGGCAAGAGCTTCCACCGCATACAGCAGATG ctTCCAGACAAGCTGATCTCCAGTCTGGTGAAGTACTACTACAGCTGGAAGAAGACAAGAACCAGAACCTCCGTTATGGACCGCCAGGCCAGGAGGCTGGTCAGCAAGAGGGAGAAAGATGATAG CAATGACGAGCTGGAGGAAGGAGATCCCGGCAGCGACACTGACTTTGAGCTTGTCGCTAAGAAGGAG GCGGCCAAACAAAACTCCAACAGCGCCGCCTCGGACAAGGTCATCCCGGGTCGCTCGGGCCCGATCAAGAAGGAGAACATCGGGGCTCAGTACCGCCACCACCCGCTCCGAGCGCGCCGCCGGCCGCCGAAGGGCATGCACCTGGAGCAGGCCGACATCACGTCCCTGTCGGCCTCGCACGACTCGGGCGTGCTAACGACGAGGCAGCTGGACGCGCAGCTGGTGTCACTCAAGCGACAG GTCCAAAGTATTAAACAGAGCAACAGTAGCTTGAAACTGAGTCTGAATGAAAGCGTCGACGCGTTCAGACCTACCGAG CCCACCCCCAAGATGAACGCTCGCTGGACTACAGAGGAGCAGCTGCTGGCTGTGCAAG CGATCCGCCGTTATGGCAAAGACTTCACAGCCATTGCTGAAGTGATCGGAAACAAGACGTCCCCTCAg GTGAGTTCCTTCTTCGTGAGCTACCGCCGCAGGTTCAACCTGGATGAGGTGCTGAGGGAGTGGGCCGCCGAGCAGGTGGCCACCCAGGACCTGAGGAGAGGCGGTGAGGAGATTGTGGCCCCGTCAGAAGGGGGagcagaggaggaagag GTCAAGATGGAGGACTCCCCTCCAGACGCAACCGGGAGCTCCTCACCCCACTCCTCCACCCAGACCCCCTCGTCCCTGTCCCAGCCTCCCCCGCTGCTGCGCCCGGCGCCGCCCTCCGCGCCACCCAGCCTCCTGCGCCAGCCCCCGCCGCTGCAGACCCGCCCACTGCAGAACCGGGCCCCTCACAACCACCCGCCGCCGCCCCTCATCCGGCCCGCCGTCACTTCCTCCGGTGGCTCCGGCCTCCGGGCTTCTCCGCCGAGCTCTTCGCCTTCCGCCGCCATGCAGATGCCACCGTCACTGGTGGGGATCAAGGTGGAGCAGGCCAACTCGCATTAG